Proteins encoded within one genomic window of Stigmatopora argus isolate UIUO_Sarg chromosome 21, RoL_Sarg_1.0, whole genome shotgun sequence:
- the ndufs5 gene encoding NADH dehydrogenase [ubiquinone] iron-sulfur protein 5 encodes MPFVDLQSRLGLNLDNWLLLQSAPQPNRRPARCHAFEKEWIECAHGIGQTRAKRECRLEMEDFHECMHRQKMHQRLYAIHQQRDKLIKEGKYTPPPHHTGQGDDSKP; translated from the exons ATGCCCTTCGTGGACCTGCAGTCGCGCCTGGGCCTGAATTTGGACAACTGGCTGCTGCTGCAGAGCGCACCGCAGCCCAACCGGCGCCCGGCGCGCTGCCACGCCTTCGAGAAGGAGTGGATCGAGTGCGCCCACGGCATCGGGCAGACCCGGGCCAAGCGCGAGTGCCGTCTGGAGATGGAGGACTTCCACGAGTGCATGCACCGGCAGAAGATG CACCAGCGTTTGTACGCCATTCATCAGCAGCGCGACAAGCTGATCAAGGAGGGCAAGTACACGCCGCCCCCCCACCACACGGGCCAGGGCGACGACTCAAAGCCGTGA